In Helicobacter mastomyrinus, the sequence TGATTGATATGATGCTAAATGACTTTGGCGGGGCTAATCGCTTTCATCTGCCTACATATTTTTTGCCTAATATGACGATTTTTGGGCTTCTTGGGGGTATGTTTTTACAATTTTTGCTTGAAAAGGGCTATTTTTTTCATTCACTTTTACTTTTTGAAGAAGATATGGATTTGTTTAGAATCTCACTCTATTTTGTGGATTATCCGCTTTTATTTGAGCGGGTGAATGAACACTCCTGCTATCTTTTTGTGAAAGATTTGTTAAACAAGGAATTTGTGCAGCATTATTTTACGCATAAGCGTATTACAAATAACTTCTTGCGCTTGGAGCTATGCTTGTATGATAGCCCTAAGCTACAAAACGCACAAGAGCAGGTAGCGCAAAGCTATGCGGTCAATGCACGTGGTTGGGGGAGCTTTGATGATGAGATGATAGGGGTGAAAAATACCTTTATGAATCTTGGGAAGCAAGAGAGGCTTTCCTATCCTATTTTGAATCTTCCCAATCGCGTGAATGCCCCTATTTGTGTGGTGGGTAATGGCTCGAGTTTAGACCATTTGCTACCCTTTATTAAGCAAAATGCGCACAATATGATTATTTTTAGCTGTGGTACGGCTTTAAAACCGCTTAAAAATGCGGGAATTAACCCTGATTTTCAAATAGAAATTGAACGCATAGCCTATCTCAAAGATGTTTTAGAATCTGCGCCATTAAGCGATACCACGCTTTTATGCGGCAATATGGTGCAGCCTAGCGCGATAAGTCTTGCTAAAGAGGCTTATATGTTTATGCGTGGGGGAAGTGCAAGTGCGTATTTTAATGCTGCAAAAAGTGTGATTGAGTTTGCCGCGCCTTATGTGGGGAACGCGGGATTTGCTCTAGCGTGTTTATTGAGCGATGAGGTGATTATTTGCGGACTTGATTGCGGCTATATTAAGGGCAAAGCAAAACACGCGCAAGGCTCATACTATAGAGAAGAAGAAAGCACAATACCCAAAAACGCCTATAAAGTACAGGGCAATGGAGAGTATGAAGTATATGCAGATGCGCTATTTAGTCTATCAAGTGCGATGATGACTAAGGCGATAAATGTTTTTAAGCCTAAACTTGTAATGAATCTTGGTAGTGGAGCATATATCCGCTGCACACATGCGGTAAGTATAGATGACTTCACGCTCCGTGATATTGATAAGCATAAATATATAGCCGAGCTTAAAGGCTATATGTGTGCGGATAGGAATGCTGTGTTTAAGCATAAGGGATTTTATGAAGATGAAGTCAATGCCTATAAGGAGGCGATATTGGGGGCTTTGCGTCAGGGTGTGGAGGGAAGAAATGGAATCGTGTCAAACAAACGTGAGCTATTTACGCGTATTGATAGCATTCACGCTCTCTGCCTTAAGCAATCCGCACGGCTGCCATTTGTAGGCATACTCTTTGAGGGGAGTATCTCCCACATACTGCATACGATGATGGTATGTGCGCTTCATATTCCTAATGATGATATTGCGCTTTTTTATGCGCGATGTGTGGAATTAGCAGAATCTGCACTTAATAAAATGGTAATGAGCTACAAAATGCTACGTATCGGGGCTAGGTAATTTATCCAAACGTATGTAAGATTCTGTAAGCACCCAGCATTATAGAATCTTAAATCGCCTTAATCGCGCTGCATTGAACACCACACTAATGCTAGAGAGGCTCATTGCCAATGCGCAAAACATCGGGTGCAGAAATATCCCAAATCCACCTAGCGCGCCCATTGCTAAAGGGATAAAAGCGACATTATAGCAAAAGGCAAAAACAAGATTGCTCTTTATATTCGCAATACTCGCCCTTGCCAACGCGTATGCGTTATAGACGCTCATCACTTTATGATTATAGATTACTATATCCGCGCTTTGCATAGCTATATCGTGTGGGGAGCTAAAGGCTGCTGATGTGTGCGCAAGGGCAAGGGCTGGAGCGTCATTAATACCATCGCCCACCATAAGCACCTTATGCTGCTTTGCTTTTTCTTTAAGAATACGCATTTTATCCTGCGGCATTGCCTTAGCAAATATGTTAGTAATTCTAAGCGCTTGAGCGATTCTTTGTGTATTGGCGGCATTATCCCCGCTAATGAGGGTAGATTCTATACCCTTAGCCCTAAAATGCGCTATTGTCAATGCTGCATCGGGCTTCACATAATCCTGTAAAGAAAATTCCGCAAGGAGACAATCATTTGTAGCAAGGTAGAAAGTAATTTTGTCTGCCTGTGTGTGAAGCTGACTATGTAAGTGCGGCGGGATTATCCCAAGAGTACCAAGCATATAGGAAGTGTTGTTGATAGTGGCTTTAATGCCTTGCCCTAGGATACTTTGCACCTCACTTATGGGATAGAGGGTTGCGTTTTGGCTTAAAGGGTGCGTTTGAAAGGCTTGTGCGATGATATGTGTGCTCGTAGATTCTAGAGTATAAGCTAGATTAAAAATCTCCTGCTCACTCTTTGATGTATCATATATACGAATCTGCTCTATGCTTAAGCCTTGCGTGAGTGTGCCGGTTTTATCAAAAGCAATATGTGTAATTTCACTCAAAGTTTGCAAACTCTTAGCATCCTTAAAAAACACGCCCATTTTGTTTGAAACACTTTGCGCGTGGAGAATCGCCATTGGCGTGGCAAGTCCCAACGCACAAGGGCAGGAAATCACAAGCGTAGCGATAAAGATACTCAAGGCAAATTCAAAATCCCGCATACCCCACCAAAACGCCCCCGCAGCTAAAGCTAGACATATCACAAGCGGCACAAATACCCCCGCTACCTTATCTGCAAGTGAAGCGATAGGGGCTTTGCTCTCTTGGGCTTTTTCCACGAGATGGAGAATCTGTGCCAGAGCGGATTGCTTGGCATTTTTCTCTGCACGGACATACAGCACACCATCAAGGTTAATGCTTCCTGAAAAGAGCACATCGTTAGGACGCGCTAAAATAGGGAGAGACTCGCCATTAATCGCGGCAGTATCGAGGCTACTCTCCCCCTCTATTACCACGCAATCCACCATAATCATCTCTCCGGGCAGAATCTTTAGTATATCCCCTGCCTTCACATCTTGAGTAAGGATGCTCTCACAGGGTGCATTTGAAAGTGAGTGAGATTCATTTAAG encodes:
- a CDS encoding 6-hydroxymethylpterin diphosphokinase MptE-like protein, translated to MSELQDSRHSMGLLQICQSGELGLLESYTAKRYALNMDFFSLLNTKLFNALKAPIKQYNLYLHNHNINIIDVLSKSFVYPTRATDGALKHTMLEQNLALAENPLNNPAYTIYTNNLALHKLDEESLPLTASACNPMIDMMLNDFGGANRFHLPTYFLPNMTIFGLLGGMFLQFLLEKGYFFHSLLLFEEDMDLFRISLYFVDYPLLFERVNEHSCYLFVKDLLNKEFVQHYFTHKRITNNFLRLELCLYDSPKLQNAQEQVAQSYAVNARGWGSFDDEMIGVKNTFMNLGKQERLSYPILNLPNRVNAPICVVGNGSSLDHLLPFIKQNAHNMIIFSCGTALKPLKNAGINPDFQIEIERIAYLKDVLESAPLSDTTLLCGNMVQPSAISLAKEAYMFMRGGSASAYFNAAKSVIEFAAPYVGNAGFALACLLSDEVIICGLDCGYIKGKAKHAQGSYYREEESTIPKNAYKVQGNGEYEVYADALFSLSSAMMTKAINVFKPKLVMNLGSGAYIRCTHAVSIDDFTLRDIDKHKYIAELKGYMCADRNAVFKHKGFYEDEVNAYKEAILGALRQGVEGRNGIVSNKRELFTRIDSIHALCLKQSARLPFVGILFEGSISHILHTMMVCALHIPNDDIALFYARCVELAESALNKMVMSYKMLRIGAR
- a CDS encoding heavy metal translocating P-type ATPase is translated as MKEASFYIEQMTCQACSSGIERALKRKSFCHSIDVHLISKKAHICYDESQTSLEEIFAIIRKMGYEPHLGDTDSPHTPNPTHNIFIKLNDFIEFLDARFLNTRRRLTLSIYSTFIVLLLSWGEMLHLWHIPFSVSYPTMLFFTLVVMHIGRGFYLRGFKALFIRNPNMDSLIAIGTSSAFIYSLQGLFGIETHTYFDSVCVIITLVLVGKNIENNSKKDALDSASLLLKLNQKNLQKVCLNESHSLSNAPCESILTQDVKAGDILKILPGEMIMVDCVVIEGESSLDTAAINGESLPILARPNDVLFSGSINLDGVLYVRAEKNAKQSALAQILHLVEKAQESKAPIASLADKVAGVFVPLVICLALAAGAFWWGMRDFEFALSIFIATLVISCPCALGLATPMAILHAQSVSNKMGVFFKDAKSLQTLSEITHIAFDKTGTLTQGLSIEQIRIYDTSKSEQEIFNLAYTLESTSTHIIAQAFQTHPLSQNATLYPISEVQSILGQGIKATINNTSYMLGTLGIIPPHLHSQLHTQADKITFYLATNDCLLAEFSLQDYVKPDAALTIAHFRAKGIESTLISGDNAANTQRIAQALRITNIFAKAMPQDKMRILKEKAKQHKVLMVGDGINDAPALALAHTSAAFSSPHDIAMQSADIVIYNHKVMSVYNAYALARASIANIKSNLVFAFCYNVAFIPLAMGALGGFGIFLHPMFCALAMSLSSISVVFNAARLRRFKIL